One region of Ahniella affigens genomic DNA includes:
- a CDS encoding nitroreductase family protein, protein MNPIFDFLKQRQSTPSKLLGGPGPDAMQRQQLLELALRVPDHGNLTPFRLLGIEGDDRAILSEHLAEVSSARGDDPAKVEKDRKRFLYAPWIVTVIAQVTPGHKVPEQEQILSAGLVAYNLLLGAEAMGFGAQWLTGWSAYDAGIAAYLGLAPNERVVAYVHVGHRQGAGPDRARPNADQKYTRWHAP, encoded by the coding sequence ATGAACCCAATATTCGATTTCTTGAAACAGCGTCAGTCGACGCCCAGCAAACTGCTCGGTGGCCCCGGACCAGACGCTATGCAGCGGCAGCAACTGTTGGAACTCGCGCTGCGCGTGCCGGATCACGGCAACCTCACCCCGTTCCGTCTGCTCGGAATTGAAGGCGACGACCGCGCAATACTCAGCGAACACTTGGCCGAAGTCAGTAGTGCACGGGGCGATGACCCGGCGAAGGTCGAAAAGGACCGGAAGCGCTTTCTGTATGCGCCGTGGATCGTCACCGTCATTGCCCAAGTGACGCCGGGTCACAAGGTGCCCGAGCAGGAGCAGATCCTGTCTGCTGGTCTCGTGGCGTACAACTTGTTGCTGGGTGCGGAGGCGATGGGCTTTGGCGCCCAGTGGCTGACCGGGTGGTCGGCGTACGACGCTGGGATTGCTGCGTATTTGGGGCTTGCGCCAAATGAGCGCGTGGTCGCCTATGTGCATGTGGGGCATCGCCAAGGCGCTGGCCCGGATCGGGCCCGTCCGAATGCGGACCAAAAGTACACGCGCTGGCACGCACCATGA